From the genome of Pseudomonas sp. AB6, one region includes:
- a CDS encoding PIG-L deacetylase family protein: MNRKQQLLKRHRRNKRAVLLIGLLLLVVIGILVAWWLPLLLAVLAWVAHEAWFADHLFYSPKDDYHYRFPDDCEQPNVRLEGEFLQVGQPLALTGDETLVLGLRIKSSWIGRFLDPAINLLGTDLRDQQAFERGVDGLRYLNLTGLGAALADGSLRVRGRFCRLQGLPRLWVFRHTDVRRQRVMVIAPHADDAELAAFGLYSQAAEAWIVTLTAGEIEAEHYRQMGMQPAEAARVKGRLRAWDSVAVPRWGGVPEAHCVQLGYFCLQLPAMQAAPEQPIASREAELSDTRLFRQFNPMLLPGDSDGAPTWNNLLADLRALLLTARPQVLVMPHPSIDPHPDHICAQAAVLEALHGLEWQPQTILGYANHLYDNDRWPMGNAYTGVSLPPYFAGVDLIPYSLELSASAQRDKAMALGMMHDLQPLPPFKRRVRRWLQQLLAGRRWPAEGENEFFRKAVRRHELFWRKDH, encoded by the coding sequence GTGAACCGCAAGCAGCAATTGCTTAAGCGCCATCGTCGCAACAAACGCGCGGTGCTGCTGATCGGCCTGTTATTACTAGTCGTAATAGGCATTCTGGTAGCGTGGTGGTTGCCGCTGCTGTTGGCGGTCCTCGCATGGGTGGCCCATGAAGCCTGGTTTGCCGACCATTTGTTTTACTCCCCCAAAGACGATTATCACTACCGTTTTCCGGATGACTGCGAACAGCCGAATGTCCGTCTGGAGGGCGAATTTTTGCAAGTGGGTCAACCGTTGGCGTTGACCGGCGATGAAACCTTGGTCCTTGGGCTACGGATTAAAAGTTCGTGGATTGGACGCTTTCTTGACCCTGCCATCAACCTGCTGGGCACTGACCTACGCGACCAACAAGCCTTCGAGCGCGGGGTCGACGGTTTGCGCTACCTGAATCTGACTGGCCTTGGCGCCGCGTTGGCGGATGGTTCGCTTCGTGTGCGCGGTCGGTTTTGCCGTTTGCAGGGGCTGCCGAGGTTGTGGGTGTTTCGTCACACTGACGTCAGACGCCAGCGAGTCATGGTGATTGCGCCTCACGCTGACGACGCCGAATTGGCCGCGTTCGGCTTATATAGCCAAGCCGCCGAAGCCTGGATCGTGACCCTCACTGCTGGCGAAATCGAAGCCGAGCATTATCGGCAAATGGGCATGCAACCTGCCGAAGCCGCCCGAGTCAAAGGTCGTTTGCGTGCATGGGACAGCGTCGCCGTGCCGCGTTGGGGTGGGGTGCCGGAAGCGCACTGCGTACAGCTCGGGTATTTCTGTCTGCAGCTCCCGGCAATGCAGGCCGCGCCGGAGCAACCTATAGCGTCCCGCGAAGCCGAGTTAAGCGATACCCGACTGTTTCGGCAGTTCAATCCGATGCTGCTGCCTGGCGATTCGGACGGTGCGCCGACTTGGAACAACTTACTCGCCGATCTGCGAGCTTTGTTGTTGACGGCTCGTCCTCAAGTGTTGGTCATGCCGCATCCATCAATTGATCCGCATCCCGATCATATTTGCGCTCAGGCAGCAGTGCTTGAGGCGCTGCATGGATTGGAATGGCAGCCGCAGACGATTCTCGGCTATGCCAATCATCTTTATGATAACGACCGTTGGCCCATGGGTAACGCCTACACTGGCGTGAGTTTGCCGCCTTATTTTGCAGGCGTCGATTTGATCCCTTACAGCCTTGAGCTTTCGGCCTCGGCACAACGTGACAAGGCCATGGCGCTGGGCATGATGCACGATTTGCAGCCGTTACCGCCGTTCAAGCGCCGGGTTCGCCGTTGGTTGCAACAGTTGCTGGCTGGCCGACGTTGGCCGGCTGAAGGTGAAAATGAATTTTTTAGAAAAGCTGTTCGCCGACACGAATTGTTCTGGCGCAAAGACCATTGA
- a CDS encoding glycosyltransferase, with protein MKVLFLVQKEQRAILDRLYEGVAEHCECDLRWLTSAEQRNLRGYFRREVDITRYDRIVFFLRFKQEIRQVPFIRTVPNLVILEHDAYQNYIPCKYTGKFSAHYRKLPWARVISSGFMVSKRLREEGFDAVFVPKGYDQNLLQDQGRERDIELAFVGSTDSIAYSGRKALLEELGRVETLVVTRTKSGEEYCDTLNRIRFFVSADVGMGEYMIKNFEAMACGCVLLAFDQGAAENDALGLQDMHNVVFYSTIAQLQQKLALLRADPQMAGRIAISGRNLVSSQFSFAAIGKRIVQELEPALGAQTPLTWVDRLRGKFGI; from the coding sequence ATGAAAGTTCTATTTTTGGTGCAAAAGGAACAGCGTGCCATTCTGGATCGTCTATATGAAGGCGTCGCGGAGCATTGTGAGTGTGATTTACGCTGGCTGACCTCTGCTGAACAGCGAAATCTGCGAGGCTACTTTCGGCGTGAAGTGGATATCACACGCTACGATCGCATCGTTTTCTTTCTCCGCTTCAAACAAGAGATTCGCCAAGTCCCGTTCATTCGTACGGTACCTAATCTGGTCATTCTTGAACACGATGCCTATCAAAATTATATTCCCTGCAAATACACCGGCAAATTTAGCGCGCATTACCGCAAGCTGCCGTGGGCGCGGGTTATAAGTTCAGGGTTTATGGTCAGCAAGCGCCTGCGCGAAGAAGGTTTCGACGCAGTGTTCGTCCCCAAAGGCTACGATCAGAACTTATTGCAGGACCAAGGGCGCGAGCGGGATATCGAACTGGCCTTCGTCGGCAGCACTGACAGCATTGCCTATAGCGGCCGCAAGGCTCTGCTTGAAGAGTTAGGCCGAGTTGAAACACTTGTGGTGACCCGTACCAAATCCGGTGAGGAATACTGTGACACGTTGAATCGGATTCGGTTTTTTGTAAGCGCTGATGTTGGCATGGGCGAATACATGATCAAGAACTTCGAAGCTATGGCGTGTGGCTGCGTGCTGTTGGCCTTCGATCAAGGGGCGGCCGAAAACGACGCATTAGGTCTGCAAGATATGCATAACGTGGTGTTTTACAGCACTATTGCCCAGTTGCAGCAAAAGCTCGCATTGTTACGCGCTGACCCCCAAATGGCTGGGCGCATAGCGATCAGCGGTAGAAATCTTGTCTCATCCCAATTCAGTTTCGCAGCTATTGGTAAACGCATTGTCCAAGAGCTCGAGCCTGCGTTGGGTGCTCAAACGCCGCTCACCTGGGTCGACCGTCTACGTGGGAAGTTTGGTATTTAA
- a CDS encoding antimicrobial resistance protein Mig-14: MLNRFQRWRERGWTLIDAPTYAQAWQRFGGSVATHPLVVERLAALADIPVRYLGWEQSGELQAAIPTWGRSLALSKDVLKRQGKKGLFDLGNAELILPVAAGAQVALRHRARYLSALNEGRVSTLKPQPESLAMSRAPEELSKKFRYNQRRELRLLEEAGGVARPVAEFTSAELAAMYCDLFQRRWGFPATGAERMADVIELLRELMIGSVLFLNDSPIAIQLVYRVEAPEWISVEYINGGVDPENRGFSPGSVLSFLNTQSAWEQARANNKPLRFSFGRADREYKDRWCSQVPVFQV; this comes from the coding sequence ATGCTCAACCGATTTCAACGCTGGCGTGAACGTGGTTGGACTCTTATCGATGCCCCAACCTATGCCCAGGCTTGGCAACGCTTTGGCGGCAGCGTCGCAACCCATCCCTTGGTTGTCGAACGCTTGGCTGCGCTGGCTGATATCCCGGTGCGTTATTTAGGCTGGGAGCAGAGCGGCGAATTGCAGGCCGCGATCCCGACGTGGGGCCGCTCATTGGCCCTCTCAAAAGACGTGCTCAAGCGCCAGGGCAAAAAAGGTCTGTTCGATTTGGGCAATGCCGAATTGATTTTGCCTGTGGCTGCTGGCGCGCAGGTTGCGTTGCGCCATAGAGCGCGCTATCTATCGGCCCTGAATGAAGGCCGGGTCAGTACCCTGAAACCTCAGCCAGAATCGCTGGCCATGTCCCGTGCGCCGGAAGAGCTGTCGAAAAAATTCCGCTACAACCAACGCCGTGAGTTGCGTCTGTTGGAAGAAGCGGGCGGCGTAGCGCGCCCTGTGGCTGAGTTCACCAGCGCTGAATTAGCCGCTATGTATTGCGACCTGTTCCAGCGCCGCTGGGGGTTCCCTGCTACCGGCGCCGAACGGATGGCGGACGTGATTGAGTTGTTGCGTGAGCTGATGATTGGCTCGGTGCTGTTCCTTAACGACTCACCTATCGCCATCCAGTTGGTGTATCGGGTCGAAGCGCCGGAGTGGATCAGCGTGGAATACATCAACGGCGGTGTCGATCCGGAAAACCGCGGTTTTAGTCCTGGCAGCGTCCTCAGTTTTCTTAATACTCAAAGTGCTTGGGAACAGGCGCGTGCTAATAACAAACCGCTGCGTTTCTCTTTTGGGCGTGCTGATCGCGAATACAAGGACCGGTGGTGCAGCCAGGTGCCGGTGTTTCAAGTATGA